From one Lycium barbarum isolate Lr01 chromosome 6, ASM1917538v2, whole genome shotgun sequence genomic stretch:
- the LOC132600753 gene encoding bi-functional coumaroyl CoA and feruloyl CoA ortho-hydroxylase F6H2-2-1-like, whose translation MSSPKFEPTDDIFDFVIKKANGVKGLVDTGLDTVPNQCIQPKEQRLDKNQQVDNQESIPTIDLSNLDDLNVIKSIQEAASKWGFFQIINHGIPLEVLENLKDAGHNFFELPAEEKIKYYKENGGTDESVLLYWSTIGDKDEKVLEWRDSIKHGCNPQDDSNLWPPQTRNQVLEFQKWGKPLAKKLLEVLLKGLNVNEIDESLEPLLMGTMPININYYPPCPNPSITIGCRRHCDVSCITLLLQDDTGGLFVRGTKGDNWIHVTPIKGALAVNIGDSLQIMSNDRYKSVEHCAAVDSSRARISIPLFVNPRLDSVIGPFPQALEDGEKPVYKQVLFSDYWDYFFSKRPSGKASLDFARI comes from the exons ATGTCATCTCCAAAATTTGAACCAACAGATGACATATTTGATTTTGTGATCAAGAAAGCCAATGGTGTTAAAGGCCTAGTAGACACAGGCCTTGACACTGTCCCAAATCAATGCATACAACCAAAAGAACAAAGACTAGACAAAAACCAACAAGTTGACAATCAAGAATCAATCCCCACCATTGATTTATCAAATCTTGATGATTTAAATGTCATAAAATCAATTCAAGAAGCAGCAAGCAAGTGGGGTTTCTTCCAAATTATAAATCATGGGATCCCACTTGAAGTTCTTGAAAATTTGAAGGATGCAGGACACAACTTTTTTGAATTGCCagctgaagaaaaaattaaatattataagGAGAATGGTGGTACTGATGAATCTGTGTTGTTGTATTGGAGTACTATTGGTGATAAAGATGAGAAAGTTTTGGAGTGGAGGGATAGCATAAAACATGGTTGTAATCCTCAAGATGATAGCAATCTTTGGCCTCCTCAAactag GAACCAGGTGTTGGAGTTCCAAAAGTGGGGTAAACCACTTGCTAAAAAGTTGCTAGAGGTGCTATTGAAGGGTCTCAATGTCAATGAAATTGATGAATCTTTGGAACCTCTCTTGATGGGAACTATGCCTATCAACATAAACTACTATCCACCATGCCCAAATCCAAGTATCACAATTGGTTGTCGCAGACACTGCGACGTTTCCTGCATCACTCTGCTCCTCCAGGATGACACGGGTGGCCTCTTCGTCCGAGGGACTAAAGGCGATAACTGGATCCACGTAACTCCGATCAAAGGTGCCTTAGCGGTCAACATAGGCGATTCGTTGCAGATCATGAGCAATGATCGATACAAGAGTGTCGAGCATTGCGCGGCGGTCGATTCAAGCAGGGCTCGAATATCCATACCGCTCTTTGTGAATCCTAGGCTTGACAGTGTCATTGGTCCATTCCCACAAGCGTTGGAAGATGGAGAGAAACCAGTGTATAAACAAGTTCTGTTTTCTGATTATTGGGATTATTTCTTCAGTAAGAGGCCTTCTGGTAAAGCATCACTAGATTTTGCTAGAATCTGA